From Thermococcus sp., a single genomic window includes:
- a CDS encoding MEMO1 family protein — MIRYPAVAGSFYPADDTLIEMLEEFFSDLGEEGNERRITAGVAPHAGYVFSGYTASRTYKAIFEDGLPETFVILGPNHTGLGSPIAVYPEGEWLTPLGSIEVDSEMAKAIAKLSGIADLDDLAHKYEHSIEVQVPFIQYLAEKAGKDVQIVPITLGIQDEEVSRALGKAIFEASKELDRDVVVIASTDFMHYGPVYGYVPFRARADELPHRIKEWDFRLIRRILDFDVDGLFRELREMRHTMCGPGGVGTAIVYSRLAGAVEAELLHYTTSYEVSRSTEAVVGYASIVMRR; from the coding sequence ATGATTAGGTATCCAGCGGTTGCAGGTAGCTTCTATCCGGCTGACGATACGCTCATAGAGATGCTGGAGGAGTTTTTCAGCGACCTTGGCGAAGAAGGTAATGAGCGGAGAATCACAGCTGGAGTTGCGCCCCACGCTGGTTACGTATTCTCGGGCTACACAGCCAGCAGGACATACAAGGCGATATTCGAGGACGGCCTGCCCGAGACCTTCGTAATCCTCGGGCCGAACCATACTGGCTTGGGCTCGCCCATAGCAGTCTATCCTGAAGGCGAGTGGCTTACCCCACTCGGGAGCATAGAAGTCGATTCCGAGATGGCCAAGGCCATAGCGAAGCTATCGGGAATAGCGGATTTGGACGACCTCGCCCACAAGTACGAGCATTCCATAGAAGTTCAGGTTCCTTTCATCCAGTATCTCGCTGAGAAGGCCGGAAAGGACGTTCAAATCGTCCCGATAACCCTTGGCATCCAGGATGAGGAAGTTTCGAGGGCACTTGGAAAGGCAATCTTCGAAGCCTCTAAAGAGCTCGACAGGGACGTTGTTGTCATAGCCAGCACGGACTTCATGCATTACGGCCCCGTTTATGGTTACGTGCCGTTTAGGGCTAGGGCCGATGAGCTCCCTCATAGAATCAAGGAGTGGGACTTCAGGCTAATCAGGAGAATACTTGACTTTGACGTTGACGGTCTCTTCAGGGAGCTTCGCGAGATGAGGCACACGATGTGCGGCCCCGGTGGCGTTGGAACGGCGATAGTCTACTCGCGCCTCGCTGGAGCGGTTGAGGCTGAACTTTTGCACTACACGACGAGCTACGAGGTCAGTAGAAGCACCGAGGCGGTGGTTGGCTACGCGAGCATAGTGATGAGGCGTTGA